One region of Priestia megaterium genomic DNA includes:
- the trpS gene encoding tryptophan--tRNA ligase — protein sequence MMKTIFSGIQPSGTITLGNYIGAMKQFVELQHDYNCHFCIVDQHAITAPQDRLALRKNIRSLAALYVAVGIDPAKSTLFIQSEVPAHTEAGWMLQCVAYIGELERMTQFKDKSAGKEAVSAGLLTYPPLMAADILLYNTDLVPVGEDQKQHLELTRDLAERFNKKYNDIFTIPEVRIPKVGARVMSLQDPTKKMSKSDPNQKAFITLLDDAKTIEKKIKSAVTDSEGIVRYDKENKPGISNLLSIYSILANKSIEDIEAMYEGKGYGDFKADTAKVVAEALAPIQERYYELVDSSELDDILDQGADKANATANKMLRKMRNAMGIGRKR from the coding sequence TTGATGAAAACAATTTTTTCAGGTATTCAACCAAGCGGTACAATCACTTTAGGCAACTACATTGGAGCGATGAAGCAATTTGTTGAACTTCAACATGACTATAACTGTCATTTTTGTATTGTAGATCAGCATGCAATTACAGCGCCTCAAGACCGTTTAGCACTTCGTAAAAACATTCGCAGCCTTGCTGCTCTGTATGTAGCAGTAGGAATTGATCCAGCAAAATCAACTTTATTTATTCAATCAGAAGTGCCCGCCCACACGGAAGCAGGATGGATGTTACAGTGCGTAGCGTATATCGGTGAACTTGAGCGTATGACTCAGTTTAAAGATAAGTCCGCTGGAAAAGAAGCAGTATCAGCAGGATTATTAACTTATCCTCCACTAATGGCAGCTGATATTCTTTTATACAACACCGATTTGGTGCCAGTTGGTGAAGATCAAAAGCAGCATTTAGAATTAACGCGTGACTTAGCTGAGCGCTTTAACAAAAAATACAATGATATCTTCACTATTCCTGAAGTACGTATTCCAAAAGTGGGCGCACGCGTCATGTCTCTTCAAGATCCTACGAAAAAAATGAGCAAGTCCGATCCAAACCAAAAAGCTTTTATTACGCTCTTGGATGACGCTAAAACGATTGAAAAGAAAATCAAAAGTGCCGTAACGGATTCAGAAGGTATTGTTCGCTACGATAAAGAAAATAAGCCAGGTATTTCAAACTTATTAAGCATTTATTCAATCCTAGCAAATAAATCAATCGAAGACATTGAAGCAATGTACGAAGGCAAAGGTTATGGTGACTTTAAAGCTGACACAGCTAAAGTAGTAGCTGAAGCACTTGCTCCAATTCAAGAAAGATATTATGAATTAGTTGATTCTAGCGAGTTAGATGATATTTTAGATCAAGGTGCCGATAAAGCAAATGCAACGGCTAATAAAATGCTTCGCAAAATGCGAAACGCAATGGGAATTGGCCGTAAACGTTAA
- the opp4C gene encoding oligopeptide ABC transporter permease, which translates to MEIVTKKDVQPEVNMKAPKNLSPWAIARKKFVKNKLAMISLAFMIVITLLAIFAPLLTKADITRIDYMAMNAAPSSEHWFGTDTNGRDVFARTLYGGRTSLLIGVACTTLVILIGTLIGSIAGYYGGKVDQFLMRFTDFVLNFPLIVFVVVLNTILIGKISGVWTLILVVSFLSWGSTARLVRSKVLAEKENEYVLSAVSIGCSPFKIIFKHLLPNVFSTIVVQASLQMAILIVFESAISFIGFGVPADTPSWGNMLTEARESDVLQNKPWMWVPPGLAITFTILAINFIGEGLKDALNPKSLR; encoded by the coding sequence ATGGAAATTGTAACGAAAAAAGATGTACAGCCAGAAGTGAATATGAAAGCTCCTAAAAACCTTTCTCCATGGGCGATTGCGCGAAAGAAGTTTGTAAAAAATAAACTAGCCATGATAAGTTTAGCTTTCATGATTGTGATTACGCTTCTTGCCATTTTTGCACCGCTGCTTACAAAAGCAGATATTACACGTATCGACTATATGGCGATGAATGCAGCGCCTTCCAGTGAGCATTGGTTTGGAACGGATACAAATGGTCGAGACGTATTTGCACGTACATTGTATGGAGGAAGAACTTCGTTACTGATTGGAGTTGCTTGTACAACACTCGTTATTTTAATCGGAACTCTTATTGGTTCGATTGCGGGTTATTACGGAGGCAAAGTGGACCAATTCTTAATGCGTTTTACAGACTTTGTCTTAAACTTTCCGCTCATTGTTTTTGTTGTAGTGTTAAATACAATTCTAATTGGAAAAATCTCAGGCGTTTGGACGCTCATCCTAGTTGTTAGCTTCCTAAGCTGGGGAAGTACGGCCCGGCTGGTGCGAAGCAAAGTCTTGGCTGAAAAAGAAAATGAATATGTGCTTTCAGCTGTTTCCATTGGGTGCAGCCCGTTTAAAATCATCTTCAAACATTTGCTGCCAAATGTGTTTTCAACGATTGTGGTTCAAGCCAGTTTGCAGATGGCCATCCTTATCGTGTTTGAGTCAGCGATTAGCTTTATCGGTTTTGGCGTGCCGGCTGATACGCCGAGCTGGGGGAATATGCTGACAGAAGCAAGGGAATCAGATGTGCTGCAGAATAAGCCTTGGATGTGGGTTCCGCCAGGTTTAGCTATTACATTTACGATCCTGGCTATCAACTTCATTGGTGAAGGATTAAAAGATGCTTTAAATCCAAAATCTCTTCGTTAA
- a CDS encoding ABC transporter permease → MFKYIGKRLIYMFLSLWLIVTATFFLMRAVPGGPFTSEKQLPPEIQKNLNQYYGLDQPWYHQYFDYLTSILKWDFGPSFKYKGQTVNDLINGGFPVSFMLGMEAILIAIAIGVVLGVIAALKHNKWQDYTAMVIAVLGISVPSFIMAAVLQYVLAMKLQIFPVARWESWAHTVLPALALASTPMAFIARLTRSSMLEVLSNDYIRTAKAKGLSRGVITVKHAMRNAMLPVVSYMGPLVAGILTGSFVIEKIFGIPGLGSHFVLSISNRDYTTIMGVTVFYSILLLVCILLVDIAYGFIDPRIKLTGAKKGE, encoded by the coding sequence GTGTTCAAATATATAGGAAAACGACTTATTTATATGTTTCTATCATTATGGCTGATCGTAACAGCGACCTTTTTCTTAATGCGTGCTGTTCCAGGAGGTCCATTCACATCAGAAAAGCAGCTTCCCCCTGAAATTCAAAAAAATCTAAATCAGTATTACGGTTTAGATCAGCCTTGGTACCATCAGTACTTTGATTACTTAACATCAATTTTAAAGTGGGATTTTGGTCCATCTTTCAAATATAAAGGCCAAACGGTAAATGATTTGATTAACGGCGGATTCCCTGTTTCATTCATGCTAGGGATGGAAGCTATTTTAATAGCAATTGCTATTGGCGTAGTACTAGGTGTTATTGCTGCTTTAAAACATAATAAATGGCAAGATTACACGGCGATGGTTATTGCAGTTCTAGGAATCTCAGTTCCAAGTTTTATCATGGCAGCGGTATTACAATACGTTCTGGCTATGAAACTACAAATTTTTCCGGTTGCACGCTGGGAATCTTGGGCACACACGGTGTTACCAGCTCTCGCGCTTGCTTCAACCCCTATGGCGTTTATCGCACGATTAACTCGGTCGAGTATGCTTGAAGTATTAAGCAATGATTATATTCGTACAGCGAAAGCAAAAGGTTTAAGCAGAGGCGTTATTACAGTTAAGCACGCCATGCGAAATGCGATGCTTCCAGTCGTATCCTATATGGGACCTTTAGTAGCAGGGATTTTAACGGGTAGCTTTGTTATTGAAAAAATATTTGGTATCCCTGGATTAGGTTCACACTTTGTACTCAGTATCTCAAACCGAGATTATACAACGATTATGGGCGTAACGGTGTTCTACAGTATTTTACTACTTGTATGTATCCTGCTTGTAGATATTGCATACGGCTTTATTGATCCTCGAATTAAACTTACAGGTGCTAAGAAAGGAGAGTAA
- a CDS encoding DUF2268 domain-containing protein has protein sequence MPIVSTSTWTEPKEISRYLARYFKKLKEKEYMELLFNYGMCPPSLMFIKELEEMKKRQVWKKVKAHYEKLKKAWNGPDVAVLVLPSNPRNRKMQREFNGRAGVAFTDKLFVFMTSHTSDEEMLAVLTHEYHHVCRLKAINKSDETITLLDAMMMEGLAERAVEEYCGKKYLAPWTNYYTIEEAKKMWEKHVKPYYNLRADEKKYDQLLFGQNWYPEMMGYNIGYHLVTSCMKPHTLTTTQLLPLSTNTILKKSAFQL, from the coding sequence ATGCCGATTGTTTCAACTTCTACTTGGACGGAGCCGAAAGAAATAAGCCGTTATCTTGCGCGCTATTTTAAGAAATTAAAAGAAAAAGAATATATGGAATTACTTTTTAACTATGGAATGTGTCCGCCTTCTTTAATGTTTATAAAAGAATTAGAAGAAATGAAGAAAAGGCAGGTTTGGAAGAAAGTAAAAGCACATTATGAAAAGCTTAAAAAAGCATGGAATGGGCCGGATGTAGCGGTGCTAGTGCTTCCAAGCAATCCTCGAAATCGAAAAATGCAGCGTGAATTTAACGGAAGAGCAGGTGTCGCTTTTACCGATAAATTATTTGTGTTTATGACAAGTCATACATCCGATGAAGAAATGTTAGCGGTGCTTACCCATGAATATCATCACGTTTGCAGGCTAAAAGCCATTAACAAATCTGATGAAACGATTACTTTGTTAGACGCTATGATGATGGAAGGGTTAGCTGAAAGAGCAGTGGAGGAATATTGTGGTAAAAAATATTTAGCCCCTTGGACAAATTATTATACCATTGAAGAAGCTAAAAAAATGTGGGAAAAGCATGTTAAACCTTATTACAATCTGCGCGCTGACGAAAAAAAATATGATCAACTGTTATTCGGCCAAAATTGGTATCCAGAAATGATGGGCTACAATATCGGTTATCATCTTGTTACTTCATGTATGAAGCCTCACACTTTAACTACTACCCAGCTGCTTCCTCTTAGTACCAATACTATCTTAAAAAAATCTGCGTTCCAACTGTAA
- a CDS encoding ABC transporter ATP-binding protein: protein MDKKPVESTPLLEVKNLQTAFSINDSWHNAVDDVSFQVGRKRIVGVVGESGCGKSVLSLSVIGLLPKVNSQIRSGSVVFNGKNLTHLSEDEMNDVRGKDISMIFQEPMTSLNPVLTIGYQLQEVLFNHMNISKAEAREKSIALLKSVGISRSEKLIDEYPHQLSGGMRQRVMIAMAVACQPKLLIADEPTTALDVTVQAQILELLKEIQESNDMSIIMITHDLGVVAEMCDEVIVMYGGKIVEHTDVDTLFYAPKHPYTKALLHSIPRMEDDVEVLNTIKGIVPSLVNMPRTGCRFVNRCPHAMEDCSSVTPVLREDSQGHDVACLLYENSYPSKGVKTS from the coding sequence ATGGATAAAAAGCCCGTCGAATCAACACCTTTACTAGAAGTGAAAAATTTACAAACTGCTTTTTCCATTAATGATTCCTGGCATAATGCTGTGGACGACGTGTCGTTTCAAGTCGGACGAAAGCGAATTGTAGGAGTTGTAGGAGAATCTGGCTGTGGAAAAAGCGTATTGTCTTTATCCGTTATTGGGCTATTACCTAAAGTAAATAGTCAAATTAGAAGCGGAAGCGTTGTATTTAACGGAAAGAATCTTACGCACTTATCAGAAGATGAGATGAATGATGTTCGGGGAAAAGACATCTCAATGATTTTCCAAGAACCGATGACATCTCTCAATCCTGTTTTAACCATTGGGTATCAGCTGCAGGAAGTATTGTTTAACCATATGAATATATCGAAAGCGGAAGCGCGTGAAAAAAGCATTGCGCTTTTAAAAAGCGTTGGTATTTCGAGATCCGAAAAGCTCATCGATGAATATCCGCATCAGCTATCGGGAGGAATGAGACAGCGCGTCATGATTGCCATGGCGGTAGCTTGTCAGCCTAAACTTTTAATTGCGGATGAGCCGACAACCGCCCTGGATGTTACGGTTCAAGCTCAAATTTTAGAATTGTTAAAAGAAATTCAAGAAAGCAATGATATGTCTATTATTATGATTACTCATGATTTAGGAGTCGTTGCTGAGATGTGTGATGAAGTGATTGTCATGTATGGCGGGAAAATTGTTGAGCATACAGATGTTGATACGTTATTTTATGCCCCAAAACATCCGTACACGAAAGCGCTTCTTCACTCAATTCCACGCATGGAAGATGATGTAGAAGTATTAAATACGATCAAAGGAATTGTGCCTTCTCTTGTAAACATGCCGAGGACAGGCTGTCGTTTCGTTAACCGATGTCCTCATGCAATGGAAGACTGCAGTTCCGTTACGCCTGTTCTTCGCGAGGATTCACAGGGGCATGACGTCGCATGTCTGCTGTATGAAAACAGCTATCCGTCAAAAGGAGTGAAGACAAGCTAA
- the opp4B gene encoding oligopeptide ABC transporter permease produces MLQYSLRRILGMIPMLILISFVVFSLAKMMPGDPFGGEINPSNTDPKYIEEMRDKLGYNDPIYVQYWNWVKGVAQGDLGKSTTHKLPTLDIILERMPNTIFLALTSLLITYVFAFILGMYAGRKPYTLADNFIAGYNYFALAVPSFIAGIVGIYLFSFQLGWFPFSGSVEVGLKEGSWEFIQSRIHHVILPALILGLMSTAQYTQFLRNDIIENSRKDFVRTARAKGTKESKIYNVHILRNSMIPLITFLGFDLVTIISGSIITETIFTYPGIGKLFVDSVATRDYSVMMSLTMLFSILTLVGNLVADLLYGVADPRIRLD; encoded by the coding sequence ATGCTGCAATACTCACTAAGACGTATTTTAGGGATGATTCCAATGTTGATTCTGATCTCCTTTGTTGTGTTTTCCCTGGCAAAAATGATGCCAGGGGACCCTTTTGGGGGAGAAATCAACCCCAGTAATACAGATCCAAAATACATTGAGGAAATGCGTGATAAGCTAGGATATAACGATCCTATCTACGTTCAATATTGGAACTGGGTAAAGGGAGTGGCACAAGGAGATTTAGGAAAGTCAACAACTCATAAGTTACCGACATTAGATATTATTTTAGAGCGTATGCCTAATACGATCTTTTTAGCTTTGACTTCGCTTTTGATTACGTATGTGTTTGCATTTATTTTAGGTATGTATGCAGGAAGAAAACCGTATACCTTAGCAGATAACTTTATTGCAGGATATAATTACTTTGCATTAGCGGTTCCATCGTTTATCGCAGGGATCGTAGGCATTTATTTATTTTCCTTTCAGTTAGGCTGGTTTCCGTTTAGCGGTTCTGTTGAAGTAGGATTAAAAGAGGGATCATGGGAATTTATTCAAAGTAGAATTCATCACGTTATATTACCTGCACTGATTCTTGGCTTGATGTCGACCGCGCAGTATACCCAATTTTTGCGTAATGATATTATTGAAAACAGTCGCAAAGATTTTGTGCGCACAGCCAGAGCAAAAGGAACAAAAGAATCTAAAATTTATAATGTTCATATCTTACGCAACTCAATGATTCCGCTTATTACGTTTTTAGGGTTTGATCTTGTAACAATCATTAGCGGTTCTATCATTACAGAGACAATCTTTACGTATCCAGGAATCGGAAAGTTGTTTGTTGACTCTGTAGCAACTCGTGACTACTCAGTTATGATGTCGCTTACAATGCTGTTTTCAATTTTAACATTGGTTGGGAATCTGGTTGCTGATTTGTTATACGGCGTAGCAGATCCGCGTATTCGTTTGGATTAG
- a CDS encoding peptide ABC transporter substrate-binding protein — protein MKKRLSILFSLLLVMSLFLAACGFNKESGGSENASSDGGDKKKEQELRVNIKTEPFSLNPGLANDSTSSNVLLQTFEGLTRIGKDGKPENAMAKDVKVSDDQTKYTFTIRDDAKWSNGDPVTAKDFEYAWKWALDPKNESQYAYQLYYVKNAQAANEGKGSLDDVAVKATDDKTLEVTLENPTPYFLELTAFYTYFPVNTKIAESNEKWYTNAGENYTSNGPFKLKTWKHNDKIELVPNENYWDKDAVKLKKVEMYMINDNNTELSMFKNGELDWAGMPTGQLPADALPELKKDGSLNIQEIAGTYWYKFNTEQKPLDNVNIRKALAYAIDRKGITEQITKDGSVPAMAAVPPTMFEDNKKGYFKDNDVKKAKEYLEKGLKEMGLKDASELPAIKVSYNTDEKHAKIAQAVQDMWKKNLGIKVQLDNSEWAVYIEKLHQGDYQVGRMGWLGDFNDPINFLELFRDKKGGNNDTNWENPEYKKLLIDSQKETDPKKRQAMLKKAEGIFMDEMPVAPIYFYTNAWVQDKQLKDVVMSGLGDIQIKWAHFE, from the coding sequence ATGAAGAAAAGGTTGTCAATTCTTTTCAGTTTGCTGCTTGTAATGAGCTTGTTTTTAGCTGCATGTGGATTTAACAAAGAATCTGGTGGCAGTGAAAATGCTAGCAGTGATGGCGGCGACAAGAAAAAAGAGCAAGAGCTTCGCGTAAACATTAAAACTGAGCCTTTCTCACTGAACCCAGGCTTAGCTAATGATTCAACGTCATCAAACGTATTATTACAAACATTTGAAGGTTTAACTCGTATTGGTAAAGATGGAAAACCTGAAAATGCCATGGCGAAAGATGTAAAGGTCAGCGATGATCAAACTAAATATACGTTTACGATTCGCGACGATGCAAAATGGTCAAATGGTGACCCTGTAACAGCAAAAGATTTCGAATATGCATGGAAATGGGCGTTAGATCCTAAAAACGAATCTCAATATGCATATCAATTATACTATGTTAAAAATGCACAGGCTGCTAATGAAGGAAAAGGTTCATTAGATGATGTTGCCGTTAAAGCAACAGATGATAAAACGCTTGAGGTAACATTAGAAAACCCAACGCCATATTTCTTAGAATTAACAGCTTTCTATACGTACTTCCCAGTGAATACGAAAATTGCTGAATCAAATGAAAAATGGTACACAAATGCAGGCGAAAACTATACGTCAAACGGTCCTTTCAAGCTTAAAACTTGGAAACATAACGACAAAATTGAGTTAGTTCCTAATGAAAACTATTGGGATAAAGATGCTGTAAAACTTAAAAAAGTTGAAATGTACATGATCAATGATAACAACACTGAACTTTCAATGTTCAAAAACGGTGAATTAGACTGGGCGGGTATGCCTACCGGTCAATTACCAGCTGATGCACTTCCTGAATTAAAGAAAGACGGTTCATTAAACATTCAAGAGATTGCAGGTACTTACTGGTACAAGTTTAATACAGAACAAAAACCTTTAGACAATGTGAACATTCGTAAAGCATTAGCTTATGCAATTGATCGTAAAGGTATTACAGAACAAATTACAAAAGACGGTTCAGTTCCAGCGATGGCGGCTGTACCACCAACAATGTTTGAAGATAACAAAAAAGGCTACTTCAAAGACAATGATGTGAAAAAAGCAAAAGAATATTTAGAAAAAGGCTTGAAAGAAATGGGCCTTAAAGATGCTTCAGAACTACCAGCAATTAAGGTGTCATACAACACGGATGAAAAACATGCAAAAATTGCACAAGCTGTTCAAGATATGTGGAAGAAAAACCTTGGTATTAAAGTACAGTTAGACAACTCTGAGTGGGCTGTTTACATTGAAAAGTTACACCAAGGAGATTATCAAGTTGGGCGTATGGGCTGGTTAGGAGACTTTAACGATCCAATCAACTTCCTAGAGTTATTCCGTGACAAAAAAGGCGGAAATAATGATACAAACTGGGAAAATCCAGAATATAAAAAGTTATTAATTGACTCTCAAAAAGAAACAGATCCTAAAAAACGTCAGGCAATGTTGAAAAAAGCAGAAGGTATCTTCATGGATGAAATGCCAGTGGCACCAATCTACTTCTACACAAATGCTTGGGTACAAGACAAGCAGCTGAAAGATGTTGTGATGTCTGGTCTTGGAGACATTCAGATTAAGTGGGCTCATTTTGAGTAA
- a CDS encoding YjbA family protein — protein MLYLHDVWVNWFEGEENGYNVCHFHEWRKDDCVELLDQAPLLKVNPLLFHYIENDLSELPQQLLQDVYQKAYIRKNHERTQVEYCFIVTDGTNILAIDTMGYHIPIRKSRLIPRQEQLVYEMIADQEELEYKFSEDELTKKEHHILSPSPETMRGLTRKERQLKQLLFMALDQLHTTKNTAQIRYWYTEWNPTKYEDIQEMPFQDVWNQLYDETKSGWSPKHKLLCERLVKGQPFFEKLWEIEQEPKVN, from the coding sequence ATGCTATATCTTCATGATGTATGGGTTAATTGGTTTGAAGGCGAAGAAAACGGTTATAATGTGTGTCATTTCCATGAGTGGAGAAAAGACGATTGTGTAGAACTGCTCGATCAAGCACCGTTATTAAAAGTAAATCCGCTTTTATTTCATTACATTGAAAATGATCTTTCCGAGCTACCTCAACAACTACTACAAGATGTCTATCAGAAAGCATACATTCGGAAAAATCATGAGCGCACGCAGGTTGAATATTGTTTTATTGTTACAGATGGAACGAATATTTTAGCAATTGATACGATGGGCTATCATATCCCAATTCGAAAAAGCCGCTTAATTCCAAGACAAGAACAGTTAGTTTATGAGATGATTGCGGATCAAGAAGAGCTAGAATATAAGTTCAGTGAAGACGAGCTAACTAAAAAAGAGCATCATATTCTTTCGCCGTCTCCTGAAACGATGAGAGGGCTAACACGTAAAGAACGTCAGCTAAAACAGCTGTTATTTATGGCACTTGATCAGCTACATACAACAAAAAATACAGCTCAAATCCGCTACTGGTACACAGAGTGGAATCCAACGAAATACGAAGACATTCAAGAGATGCCGTTTCAAGACGTATGGAATCAGCTATACGATGAAACGAAGTCAGGGTGGTCACCGAAACATAAATTATTATGCGAGCGCTTAGTAAAAGGACAACCTTTCTTTGAAAAACTTTGGGAAATTGAACAAGAGCCAAAAGTGAATTAA
- a CDS encoding ABC transporter ATP-binding protein: protein MTKAVKDVLLEVQHLKTYYPIHGGFFRKKIGDVKAVDGISFAIRKGETLGLVGESGCGKSTAGRTILRLLEPTSGKIIFDGKDITEARGTSLRKIRQDFQMVFQDPYASLNPMQMVGDVISEPIRNFTGKSTNQLKSEVMNLLTKVGLPEDAYYKYPHEFSGGQRQRIGIARALALRPKLIIADEPVSALDVSVQSQVLNLLKELQQEFDLTFLFIAHDLSVVKHMSDRIGVMYLGGLVEIADKKSLYAEPLHPYTQALVSAIPEPDPRKKKQRIILQGDVPSPIDPPKGCAFHPRCIHAMAECSQTKPALKEVRPGHQVACHLYNS, encoded by the coding sequence ATGACTAAAGCAGTGAAAGATGTATTGCTAGAAGTTCAGCATTTAAAAACCTATTATCCTATTCACGGGGGATTTTTTCGAAAGAAAATTGGTGATGTAAAAGCAGTTGACGGTATTTCCTTTGCGATTCGAAAAGGAGAAACGCTCGGTCTGGTAGGAGAATCTGGCTGTGGAAAATCCACGGCAGGAAGGACGATTCTAAGACTGTTGGAACCAACTAGCGGAAAAATTATTTTCGATGGTAAAGATATCACAGAAGCAAGAGGAACTTCTCTCCGTAAAATTAGACAAGATTTCCAAATGGTTTTTCAAGATCCCTATGCTTCCCTCAATCCAATGCAAATGGTTGGAGATGTTATTTCTGAACCAATTCGGAATTTTACAGGAAAATCAACCAATCAATTAAAATCAGAAGTTATGAATCTACTTACAAAAGTAGGGTTACCGGAAGATGCATACTATAAATATCCTCACGAATTTTCCGGTGGGCAGCGTCAGCGTATTGGAATTGCACGTGCACTTGCACTTCGTCCAAAACTTATTATTGCTGATGAACCGGTGTCGGCACTTGACGTTTCTGTCCAATCACAAGTTTTAAACCTTCTTAAAGAACTTCAACAAGAATTCGACCTAACCTTTTTATTTATTGCCCATGATTTGAGTGTTGTTAAACATATGAGTGACCGTATCGGTGTTATGTACCTAGGCGGTTTAGTAGAAATTGCTGATAAGAAAAGCCTATACGCAGAGCCATTGCACCCTTATACGCAAGCGCTTGTATCGGCTATACCTGAACCAGATCCACGAAAGAAAAAACAGCGCATTATTTTACAGGGAGATGTGCCAAGTCCAATTGATCCGCCAAAAGGCTGTGCGTTTCATCCTCGCTGTATACATGCCATGGCAGAGTGCAGCCAAACGAAACCTGCCTTAAAGGAGGTGAGACCTGGCCATCAAGTAGCTTGCCATTTATATAACTCGTAA
- the opp4A gene encoding oligopeptide ABC transporter substrate-binding protein produces MMKKKSFLSLVSILLVLSLFLAACSGGSSSSSSSNKEGGEAKTEGAKTDKPKDGGTITYGIDGAPEGLFEYALYGSAYDSQILEFINEGLFTYDKKLKIKSDLATWDVSGDKLTYTFKLKKGIKWHNGDPLTADDFKYTYETIADKDYTGPRYVNVEHIKGAQEYHDGKADSISGVEVVDPQTFKVTFKEVRVNNLDNLWPYPMPKKYYEGIAVKDLAESKQVRKEPIGVGPFKVKKVVASEYVQMERNDDYWKGKPHLDGVVVKVLDPSVSAGALKKGDVDIMDVRPADLGQVEKAENLDFLEGKSTSYSYIGLRFGHRDKNAGKNVDDYDKFKDLKLRQALLYAIDRKAMVKAFMNDKAVVSNTVIPSVFWIAADQKDLTKYKYSPEKAKKLLAEAGYKDKNNDGFVEDPNGKPFTISFGHYAGPANFEGRAKAIMQAWNDIGIKTKLATGSLVEFNLYNEMKDNDDKALEAFFGSWDTGSDPDPTGLWSSNAEWNYGRWVNKESDEMLKDGLSEKSFDDKHRKDVYVKWQKFFNEQLPALPLWENINIYAVNKRVKNVTLDPSTVVVDPEKWSVTE; encoded by the coding sequence ATGATGAAAAAGAAATCGTTTTTATCACTTGTTTCCATTTTGCTTGTGCTATCGCTTTTTCTAGCGGCATGCAGCGGTGGAAGCAGTTCTTCATCTTCTAGTAATAAAGAAGGCGGAGAAGCAAAAACTGAAGGTGCAAAAACAGACAAGCCAAAAGATGGCGGAACGATTACGTATGGGATTGACGGAGCGCCGGAAGGGCTTTTTGAGTACGCATTGTATGGTAGTGCGTATGATAGCCAAATCTTAGAATTTATCAATGAAGGTCTTTTTACTTATGATAAGAAATTAAAAATTAAATCTGACTTAGCTACTTGGGACGTGAGTGGTGATAAACTAACTTACACGTTTAAATTAAAAAAGGGGATTAAGTGGCATAACGGAGATCCATTAACTGCAGATGATTTTAAATATACGTATGAAACGATTGCTGATAAAGACTATACAGGTCCACGCTATGTAAACGTTGAGCATATTAAAGGCGCTCAAGAATATCATGACGGCAAAGCGGATTCTATTTCCGGAGTTGAAGTGGTAGATCCGCAAACATTTAAAGTAACGTTTAAAGAAGTTCGTGTAAATAACTTAGACAATCTATGGCCGTATCCAATGCCGAAAAAGTACTATGAAGGAATTGCTGTAAAAGATCTTGCAGAGTCCAAACAAGTTCGTAAAGAGCCTATTGGTGTTGGACCATTTAAAGTGAAAAAAGTGGTAGCAAGTGAATATGTTCAGATGGAACGCAATGATGACTATTGGAAAGGTAAGCCTCATCTTGATGGCGTTGTTGTAAAAGTACTGGATCCATCTGTTTCCGCCGGAGCATTGAAAAAAGGCGATGTCGACATTATGGATGTTCGCCCAGCTGATTTAGGGCAAGTTGAAAAAGCAGAAAACTTAGACTTTTTGGAAGGGAAATCAACTAGTTATTCGTATATTGGTCTACGATTTGGACATCGTGATAAAAACGCTGGTAAAAACGTAGATGATTATGATAAGTTCAAAGATCTAAAACTTCGTCAAGCATTGCTTTACGCAATAGATAGAAAAGCAATGGTAAAAGCATTTATGAACGACAAAGCGGTTGTTTCTAACACAGTTATTCCCTCTGTATTCTGGATTGCTGCTGACCAAAAAGATTTAACAAAGTACAAGTATAGTCCAGAAAAAGCTAAGAAATTGTTAGCTGAAGCTGGTTATAAAGATAAGAATAATGACGGTTTTGTAGAAGATCCAAACGGAAAACCATTTACGATCTCATTTGGTCACTATGCTGGTCCAGCCAACTTCGAGGGTCGTGCGAAGGCTATTATGCAAGCATGGAATGATATTGGTATTAAAACAAAATTAGCAACGGGTTCACTTGTTGAATTTAACTTGTACAATGAAATGAAAGATAACGACGATAAGGCGTTAGAAGCGTTCTTCGGTTCTTGGGACACTGGTTCAGATCCAGATCCTACAGGATTATGGAGCTCTAATGCTGAATGGAACTATGGCCGTTGGGTAAATAAGGAATCTGATGAAATGCTTAAAGACGGTTTGAGTGAAAAATCATTTGATGATAAACACCGTAAAGATGTATATGTAAAATGGCAAAAATTCTTTAACGAGCAGCTGCCAGCACTTCCTTTATGGGAAAATATCAATATTTATGCTGTGAATAAGCGTGTGAAAAACGTAACTCTAGATCCATCAACGGTAGTTGTAGATCCGGAGAAATGGTCTGTAACGGAATAA